One Candidatus Dadabacteria bacterium genomic region harbors:
- the sppA gene encoding signal peptide peptidase SppA, whose product MTLKNSLRLAAAGVIVIVAIAFVVGARAPKVAVLKIEGVILSAETYTRAAREIERDDSIKALVVRIDSPGGSVAASQEIHALVRRLGEKMPTVASMGNIATSGGYYVACGAPVIVANPGTVTGSIGVIATFANYGDLLRWAKMDFEVIKTGEFKDSGSPLRPLSEEEREYLQGIMDGALGQFQKAVADSRGMSAGQVEKVSDGKIILGLAAQEAGLVDEMGTLQSAIEMAAEKAGIPADSPVENFPEQPLGLSSFISQLSGAADVGAVAERILRPSGLYYLSARLAAGKVF is encoded by the coding sequence ATGACCCTCAAAAATAGTTTGCGCCTTGCGGCGGCGGGCGTGATTGTGATTGTCGCAATCGCCTTTGTGGTCGGCGCAAGAGCGCCCAAAGTGGCGGTTCTCAAAATTGAGGGCGTGATTCTTTCCGCCGAAACCTACACACGGGCCGCAAGGGAGATAGAGAGGGACGACTCCATCAAGGCGCTTGTGGTGAGGATTGACTCTCCGGGCGGCAGCGTTGCCGCGTCTCAGGAAATTCACGCGCTTGTCCGGCGGCTTGGCGAAAAGATGCCGACCGTGGCAAGCATGGGCAACATTGCAACTTCGGGCGGCTACTACGTGGCGTGCGGCGCTCCGGTGATTGTGGCAAATCCGGGAACGGTAACGGGAAGCATAGGGGTCATAGCGACTTTCGCCAACTACGGCGACCTGCTCCGGTGGGCAAAGATGGATTTTGAGGTCATCAAAACCGGCGAGTTCAAAGACTCCGGCTCCCCCCTGCGCCCCCTCTCGGAGGAGGAGCGCGAATACCTTCAGGGCATAATGGACGGCGCGCTGGGGCAGTTTCAAAAAGCCGTTGCGGACAGCAGGGGCATGAGCGCCGGGCAGGTGGAGAAGGTGTCGGACGGAAAGATAATTTTAGGGCTTGCCGCGCAGGAGGCGGGGCTTGTTGATGAGATGGGGACGTTGCAGAGCGCGATTGAAATGGCGGCGGAAAAGGCGGGCATCCCCGCAGACTCGCCCGTGGAGAACTTCCCTGAGCAACCGCTGGGGCTTTCCTCTTTCATATCGCAACTGAGTGGCGCGGCGGATGTCGGGGCGGTTGCGGAGCGCATACTGCGTCCGTCCGGGCTTTACTATCTGTCCGCCCGTCTTGCGGCGGGAAAGGTCTTTTAA
- a CDS encoding S1 RNA-binding domain-containing protein has translation MMSDPAGKTTGNSSQDFSRLLEESSGFERENLTGRVVRGTVVRVEKENVFISIGLRSEGIVPLREFTDEEGGDCKVSEGQEVDVLVKSVRRGIPRISKAEADGLRHIKRLGDLFNEETPVRTKAVKRIKGGLECVVEGNITGAFMPASESGIRGGRNSADKLVGETFDSLIIELDGKRVVLSRKKILERSRAERVAEFVSQVEVGTEVRGVVSKIIPSGAFVDLSDGSGVVEGFIPVGEVAWRHIKTPSDVLSSGQEIPVQIIRIENNGDRIGLSYKQTQPTPWEEFAATTPQNSKVKGKISNVNEVGVFIEVARGVVGLLHPDNISWKEKVDPVEVYGDRKGEEIEVVVLRCDTEKKKVSLGVKQLQKDPWKTAVKKLKKGETVLTGTVKKETRGGFVLDLEDDMEGFIRFADMGDSDRDADKKAGDEITGVVKNVDDHARVVTLSAVMLSRKNEREMLKEFTSRHGETDSPKLGDLMSGGTGNDDPQK, from the coding sequence ATGATGTCAGATCCCGCAGGTAAAACAACAGGTAACAGCTCACAGGACTTTTCACGCCTCCTTGAGGAAAGCAGCGGCTTTGAGCGCGAAAACCTCACGGGCAGGGTTGTCCGGGGCACGGTGGTGCGCGTTGAAAAGGAAAATGTTTTCATCAGCATAGGGCTTCGCTCCGAAGGCATCGTCCCCCTGCGGGAGTTTACGGATGAGGAAGGCGGCGACTGCAAGGTGTCGGAGGGGCAGGAGGTTGACGTTCTCGTCAAAAGCGTGAGGCGCGGCATTCCCAGAATATCAAAAGCCGAGGCGGACGGCCTCAGGCACATAAAGCGGCTGGGCGACCTTTTCAATGAAGAAACCCCGGTGCGGACAAAGGCGGTCAAGAGAATCAAGGGCGGCCTTGAGTGTGTTGTTGAGGGGAACATAACGGGCGCGTTTATGCCCGCTTCGGAATCGGGAATACGGGGGGGGCGCAACAGCGCGGACAAACTTGTCGGCGAGACCTTTGATTCGCTGATAATTGAACTGGACGGCAAGAGGGTCGTTCTTTCAAGAAAAAAGATACTTGAGAGAAGCAGGGCGGAGCGGGTCGCGGAGTTTGTCTCGCAGGTGGAAGTGGGAACGGAGGTCAGGGGCGTGGTGTCAAAAATAATCCCCTCCGGCGCCTTTGTGGACCTTTCGGACGGCAGCGGCGTGGTTGAGGGTTTCATACCGGTCGGAGAAGTGGCGTGGAGGCACATCAAAACCCCCTCGGACGTGCTTTCCTCCGGACAGGAAATTCCCGTCCAGATCATAAGGATAGAGAACAACGGCGACAGAATCGGCCTCAGTTACAAACAGACGCAGCCGACCCCGTGGGAGGAATTTGCTGCCACGACCCCGCAGAATTCAAAGGTCAAAGGGAAGATCTCAAACGTCAACGAGGTGGGCGTTTTCATTGAGGTCGCAAGGGGCGTTGTGGGGTTGCTTCACCCCGACAACATAAGTTGGAAGGAAAAGGTTGACCCCGTTGAGGTTTACGGCGACAGAAAAGGCGAGGAGATTGAAGTGGTGGTGCTCAGGTGCGACACGGAAAAGAAAAAGGTCTCCCTCGGCGTCAAGCAGCTCCAGAAAGACCCGTGGAAAACCGCGGTTAAAAAACTGAAAAAAGGCGAGACGGTTCTCACGGGCACGGTTAAAAAAGAGACGCGGGGCGGCTTCGTTCTGGACCTTGAGGATGACATGGAGGGTTTCATCCGGTTTGCGGACATGGGTGATTCGGACAGGGATGCCGACAAAAAGGCGGGCGATGAGATAACCGGCGTTGTGAAGAATGTGGACGACCATGCGCGCGTGGTCACCTTGAGCGCCGTTATGCTCAGCAGAAAGAACGAAAGGGAAATGCTAAAGGAGTTCACCTCCCGGCACGGAGAGACGGACTCCCCCAAACTCGGCGACCTGATGTCCGGCGGGACGGGAAACGATGACCCTCAAAAATAG
- the cmk gene encoding (d)CMP kinase, with translation MRKVITIDGPGASGKGTVARIVARRLGMKYMDTGAMYRAFALFATERGADESEAAALVGEAEISFEDTGDGNCAALLNGRDVSALIRTPEISESASRLSRIPAVREALGRIQRAFGGNSSIVAEGRDMGTRVFADAGHKFFLTADERERARRRTAELAAAGIRRSVGETLAEMASRDARDSKRSHSPLKPAPDAVIIDTTHMSVDEVVEEILSLVKG, from the coding sequence ATGAGAAAGGTTATCACCATTGACGGCCCCGGAGCGTCCGGCAAGGGAACGGTGGCGCGCATAGTGGCAAGGCGGCTTGGAATGAAATATATGGACACGGGCGCGATGTACAGGGCTTTCGCCCTTTTCGCCACGGAGCGGGGCGCGGACGAGAGCGAGGCGGCGGCGCTTGTCGGCGAGGCGGAAATTTCGTTTGAGGACACCGGAGACGGAAACTGCGCGGCGCTTCTCAACGGGCGGGATGTGAGCGCGCTTATCAGAACGCCTGAAATCTCGGAAAGCGCTTCCAGACTGTCGCGCATACCGGCGGTGAGAGAGGCGCTGGGGCGGATTCAGCGCGCCTTCGGGGGGAATTCAAGCATAGTTGCGGAGGGCAGAGACATGGGAACGAGGGTGTTTGCCGATGCCGGTCACAAGTTTTTTCTCACCGCCGATGAGCGGGAAAGAGCGAGAAGGCGAACCGCCGAACTGGCGGCGGCGGGCATACGGCGGAGCGTCGGGGAGACGCTTGCCGAAATGGCCTCAAGAGACGCGCGCGACAGCAAACGGAGTCACTCGCCCTTGAAACCCGCCCCCGATGCTGTGATAATAGACACCACACACATGAGTGTGGATGAGGTTGTTGAGGAAATTCTCAGCTTGGTAAAAGGTTGA
- the aroA gene encoding 3-phosphoshikimate 1-carboxyvinyltransferase, with product MSGKTTITIAGKGGPVRGTVTVPGDKSISHRALMIGSLARGRTEITGLADGADVASTAAALRALGATIETSAGKTSVRCEKLIRPSGAIDAGNSGTTARLLAGVLSAQPFESTITGDRYLKKRPMERVITPLSLMGASISSEGGRLPLRIKGGKLSAIHYRTPVASAQVKSAIALAALFADGDTTIVEPAKTRDHTEIMLKHFGARVTTAGAKITVGGKGAERLRGTEVEIPGDISSAIFPLVAALINPGSKVRVENVGVNPARTGAIDILGKMGADVRLGNMRSAGGEPVADIEAAWTGELRGAEIGGSEVPAAIDELPAIAAVACFARGKTTISGAGELRVKESDRISAMAEGLRNLGAKVEETPDGMQIEGGELRAGTVSSAGDHRVAMALAVAATGAEGESRIEDADCVAISFPEFFQTLENLRGGK from the coding sequence GTGTCCGGAAAAACAACCATAACAATCGCCGGAAAAGGCGGACCCGTCAGAGGGACTGTTACAGTTCCGGGAGACAAGTCCATATCGCACAGGGCGCTGATGATCGGCTCTCTTGCGCGGGGACGGACGGAGATAACGGGCCTTGCGGACGGCGCGGACGTAGCCTCAACCGCCGCCGCATTGCGCGCTCTCGGAGCGACCATAGAGACATCGGCGGGAAAGACATCCGTGCGGTGCGAAAAACTCATCCGGCCTTCGGGCGCGATTGACGCGGGAAACTCCGGCACAACCGCGCGGCTTCTCGCCGGAGTTTTGAGCGCGCAACCGTTTGAATCAACCATAACGGGAGACCGCTACCTGAAAAAAAGACCGATGGAGCGGGTAATCACGCCCCTGTCGCTGATGGGGGCAAGCATATCGTCCGAAGGCGGGCGGCTGCCCCTACGCATAAAAGGCGGCAAACTCTCCGCCATTCACTACCGGACGCCCGTGGCAAGCGCGCAGGTAAAATCCGCCATTGCTCTCGCCGCCCTGTTTGCGGACGGAGACACAACCATTGTTGAGCCAGCGAAAACCAGAGACCACACCGAAATAATGCTCAAACACTTCGGGGCGCGGGTAACAACCGCCGGGGCGAAAATAACTGTCGGGGGAAAGGGAGCGGAACGCCTCCGGGGAACGGAAGTGGAGATTCCGGGAGACATATCGTCCGCCATATTTCCGCTGGTAGCCGCGCTGATAAATCCCGGCTCAAAAGTGAGGGTGGAAAATGTCGGGGTCAACCCCGCGAGGACGGGCGCGATTGACATTCTCGGCAAGATGGGCGCGGATGTCCGCCTCGGCAACATGCGGAGCGCGGGCGGCGAGCCGGTGGCGGACATTGAGGCGGCGTGGACGGGCGAACTCAGGGGCGCGGAGATAGGCGGGAGCGAAGTGCCCGCCGCCATAGACGAACTCCCCGCAATCGCCGCCGTGGCGTGCTTTGCGCGTGGAAAGACAACCATTTCCGGCGCGGGCGAACTCAGGGTGAAGGAAAGCGACCGGATAAGCGCGATGGCCGAAGGGCTGCGCAATCTCGGCGCGAAGGTTGAGGAAACTCCGGACGGAATGCAAATAGAGGGCGGGGAACTCCGCGCGGGAACAGTCTCCAGCGCGGGCGACCACAGGGTCGCAATGGCTCTGGCCGTTGCCGCAACCGGAGCGGAGGGGGAAAGCCGCATTGAAGATGCGGACTGCGTGGCAATATCTTTCCCGGAATTTTTTCAGACCCTTGAAAACCTCAGAGGCGGCAAATGA
- a CDS encoding cupin domain-containing protein: MIKASHIIKKLGLKPLEPEGGLYRETYLSSETFPSLPARYRGERRFSSAIYYLLEKGRVSAMHRLQSDEVYHFYLGDPVQLLTLSPAGAGLMFLGTDIMSGQHPQAVVPAGAWQGLKLVDGGEFALMGTTVSPAYKQEDFELGNTEKLAERFPAHAGLIRELSV; this comes from the coding sequence GTGATAAAAGCGTCTCACATAATAAAGAAACTGGGTCTCAAGCCGCTTGAGCCCGAAGGCGGGCTTTACCGGGAGACTTACTTAAGTTCCGAAACCTTTCCGTCTCTTCCCGCCCGCTACCGGGGGGAGAGGCGTTTTTCATCGGCAATTTACTATCTGCTTGAAAAAGGGCGGGTTTCCGCCATGCACCGGCTGCAATCCGATGAGGTTTACCATTTCTATCTCGGCGACCCGGTTCAGTTGCTCACCCTGAGCCCCGCAGGGGCGGGGCTGATGTTTCTCGGCACGGACATAATGTCCGGCCAGCATCCGCAGGCGGTTGTTCCGGCGGGCGCGTGGCAGGGTTTGAAACTTGTTGACGGCGGCGAGTTTGCGCTGATGGGAACCACTGTTTCCCCCGCCTACAAGCAGGAGGATTTTGAACTCGGCAATACGGAAAAACTGGCGGAGCGGTTTCCGGCGCATGCGGGGCTGATAAGAGAGTTGTCGGTTTGA
- the dnaB gene encoding replicative DNA helicase has product MADVSGIPTSEDSERAVLGAIMLENSCINEVLEIVAPDDFYSKSNKKIFEVMVELDKEGKPMDVLTVSEHISGLGGSSLSEVGGNHYITFLADVVTSASNVSYYAQRVKDTSILRQIIRTGGDIARSGANGASPEELLDQAESKIMEIARKRVRPAFSQPVDLAVRTMEHLEEARKKKLAITGISTGFRKIDELTSGLQPSDLVVVAARPSLGKTSLCLNMAEHVGVELSKTVALFSLEMTEIQLAQRLYSSMADVSFSSLRSGHVNEKDMDKISVAAEQFGRSRILIDDTAAQTAFEIRAKCRRLKKDKGLDLIIIDYLQLMRGDTRIESREREIAQISSSLKALAKELDVPVIAVSQLSRQTEIRSDRRPQLSDLRESGAIEQDADVVMFIHRPDFYAKDDDSKDGTAEVIIGKQRNGPLGVCKLAFLEQRGIPGFANLADEYDGYGGQ; this is encoded by the coding sequence ATGGCAGATGTTTCGGGCATCCCCACGAGCGAAGACTCGGAAAGGGCGGTTCTCGGCGCCATAATGCTTGAAAACTCGTGCATAAACGAAGTTCTTGAGATAGTGGCGCCGGATGACTTTTACTCAAAATCCAACAAGAAAATTTTTGAGGTAATGGTTGAACTGGACAAGGAGGGCAAGCCGATGGACGTGCTCACCGTTTCCGAACACATAAGCGGACTGGGCGGCTCGTCTCTCAGCGAAGTGGGCGGCAACCACTACATAACCTTTCTGGCGGACGTTGTTACCTCGGCCTCAAATGTTTCCTACTACGCGCAGAGGGTGAAAGACACCTCCATTCTCAGGCAGATAATCCGCACGGGCGGCGACATAGCGCGGAGCGGGGCAAACGGCGCAAGCCCCGAAGAACTGCTGGACCAGGCGGAAAGCAAAATTATGGAAATAGCCCGCAAGAGGGTGAGGCCGGCGTTCTCGCAACCGGTGGACCTTGCCGTGCGCACCATGGAACACCTTGAGGAGGCGCGCAAAAAGAAACTGGCCATTACGGGGATTTCCACGGGATTCAGAAAGATAGACGAACTTACATCCGGGCTTCAGCCGTCCGACCTTGTGGTTGTGGCGGCGCGCCCCAGCCTCGGCAAAACCTCTTTGTGTCTGAACATGGCGGAACACGTGGGTGTGGAGTTGAGTAAAACGGTGGCGCTGTTCTCCCTTGAGATGACCGAAATACAACTTGCCCAGAGGCTGTATTCCTCCATGGCCGATGTAAGTTTTTCAAGCCTCAGAAGCGGGCATGTGAACGAAAAGGATATGGACAAGATAAGCGTTGCCGCCGAACAGTTCGGGCGGTCGCGCATACTGATAGACGACACCGCCGCCCAGACCGCCTTTGAAATTCGCGCCAAATGCAGGCGGCTCAAAAAAGACAAGGGGCTTGACCTTATAATCATTGACTACCTCCAACTTATGAGGGGCGACACAAGAATAGAAAGCAGGGAGAGGGAAATAGCCCAGATATCCTCGTCTCTCAAGGCGCTTGCCAAAGAGTTGGATGTGCCGGTCATTGCGGTTTCGCAGCTTAGCAGACAGACAGAGATACGTTCAGACCGGAGGCCGCAACTCTCGGACTTGCGGGAGAGCGGCGCGATAGAGCAGGACGCCGATGTGGTGATGTTCATACACCGTCCCGATTTTTACGCCAAGGATGATGACAGCAAAGACGGCACGGCGGAGGTGATCATCGGCAAGCAGAGGAACGGGCCTCTCGGCGTGTGCAAACTCGCGTTTCTTGAACAGAGAGGAATTCCGGGTTTTGCCAACCTCGCCGATGAATACGACGGCTACGGCGGCCAGTAA
- a CDS encoding DUF4147 domain-containing protein, translating to MPDKTMREHAMRILDAAIDAADPQRCVFEHVSVEGRELRIEGKTYNLPSYENVFVVSFGKAASAMAAAVEKLLGDTITDGIVISGSRPREDFRKARFMLSSHPVPDEKSVAAARAVMALLEKTGPADLVLFLISGGGSSMLAMPREGLSLEDKSRVTEQLLISGVDTYGLNTVRKKLSKIKGGGLLKQALPSEAATLILSDVVGDNLEMIASGPTVADTTTYKEAWRVIEALGVEHQIPPRVVVELEKGLREEEKNPRPAPADGGEAAQTVIVGNNGKCLDAAAAKARSLGYGTLVLSSQIRGEAREVAKCVAAVALDIERFEKPLETPACVIFGGETTVNVKGGGKGGRNTETALSFCMEVVGHGNIVGLFAGTDGIDGPTDAAGAICDGDSRLVARARGVSARDHLMANDSYSFFDSLGDLIKTGPTGTNVMDIGMALIGAPGGGR from the coding sequence ATGCCTGACAAAACCATGAGAGAGCACGCGATGCGGATACTGGACGCCGCAATTGATGCGGCGGACCCGCAAAGGTGCGTGTTTGAGCACGTGTCGGTTGAGGGGCGGGAACTTCGCATTGAAGGGAAAACCTACAACCTGCCGTCTTATGAGAATGTGTTTGTGGTTTCCTTCGGCAAGGCGGCAAGCGCAATGGCGGCGGCGGTGGAGAAACTGCTGGGAGACACAATTACGGACGGCATTGTAATTTCGGGCTCCCGTCCGCGCGAGGATTTCAGGAAGGCGCGGTTCATGCTGTCAAGCCACCCCGTTCCCGATGAAAAGAGTGTGGCGGCGGCGCGCGCGGTGATGGCGCTGCTGGAAAAGACCGGCCCGGCGGACCTTGTGCTGTTTCTGATATCGGGCGGCGGCAGTTCAATGCTCGCAATGCCCCGCGAGGGGCTGTCCCTTGAAGACAAAAGCAGGGTTACGGAGCAGTTGCTCATATCCGGGGTTGACACCTACGGCCTCAACACGGTCAGAAAGAAACTTTCAAAAATCAAGGGCGGGGGGCTTCTGAAACAGGCGCTGCCGTCCGAGGCGGCAACCCTCATTCTGTCCGATGTCGTGGGAGACAACCTTGAGATGATCGCATCGGGCCCCACCGTGGCGGACACCACCACCTACAAGGAGGCGTGGCGGGTGATAGAGGCCCTTGGCGTTGAGCACCAGATACCGCCGAGGGTGGTGGTTGAACTTGAAAAAGGGCTCAGGGAGGAGGAAAAAAACCCGCGCCCCGCGCCTGCGGACGGGGGGGAAGCCGCCCAGACCGTGATAGTGGGCAACAACGGCAAGTGCCTTGACGCGGCGGCGGCAAAGGCGCGTTCGCTCGGCTACGGGACGCTTGTGCTTTCATCGCAAATCAGAGGCGAGGCAAGAGAGGTGGCCAAGTGCGTGGCGGCGGTCGCGCTTGACATAGAGAGGTTTGAAAAGCCGCTTGAGACGCCCGCATGCGTCATTTTCGGCGGCGAAACAACCGTGAATGTCAAAGGCGGCGGCAAAGGCGGAAGAAACACCGAAACCGCGCTTTCCTTCTGCATGGAGGTTGTCGGGCACGGCAACATAGTGGGGCTTTTCGCGGGAACTGACGGCATAGACGGGCCCACCGATGCGGCGGGGGCGATATGCGACGGCGACTCGCGCCTTGTCGCGCGCGCAAGGGGCGTCAGCGCGCGAGACCACCTGATGGCGAATGACTCCTACTCTTTCTTTGACTCTCTCGGAGACCTGATAAAAACCGGCCCCACGGGGACAAATGTTATGGACATAGGCATGGCGCTGATCGGCGCGCCGGGGGGCGGGCGGTGA
- the nuoE gene encoding NADH-quinone oxidoreductase subunit NuoE, which yields MPLPDETRERIKQIIEEAETPRSALIPALWAVQKRLGWLSTESMAEVAGMLGVPPASVQNVATFYTMFFTKPVGKHTVWVCGTLSCALRGAGEVEKYICGKLGISAGETTGDGKITVMEAECLASCGTAPVMLVDNVLHENLTRERVDEVLDELKKS from the coding sequence ATGCCCCTGCCCGATGAGACCAGAGAGCGGATAAAACAGATTATTGAAGAGGCCGAAACCCCGCGCTCGGCCCTTATTCCGGCGCTTTGGGCGGTTCAGAAGCGGCTTGGGTGGCTTTCCACGGAGTCAATGGCCGAGGTCGCGGGCATGCTCGGCGTCCCGCCGGCAAGCGTTCAGAATGTGGCGACCTTTTACACCATGTTCTTCACAAAGCCCGTGGGCAAACACACGGTCTGGGTCTGCGGAACGCTGTCGTGCGCGCTGCGGGGCGCGGGAGAGGTTGAGAAATACATCTGCGGCAAACTCGGCATATCGGCGGGAGAAACCACCGGGGACGGCAAAATAACGGTTATGGAAGCCGAATGCCTCGCGTCCTGCGGAACGGCTCCGGTGATGCTGGTGGACAATGTTCTGCATGAAAACCTGACGCGCGAGCGTGTGGACGAAGTGCTTGACGAGTTGAAAAAATCCTGA